From a region of the Fusarium verticillioides 7600 chromosome 9, whole genome shotgun sequence genome:
- a CDS encoding threonine aldolase — protein sequence MPSQIPTSIPRYSFMDDYSEGAHPALLKALITSNTTQETGYGGDTYCDLARERIRRHLGRNDVGIFFVPSGTSANAISIAACLRPHEAVIAASSGHIVTRETGAVEASGHKIINVTPHNGKLTPSTIERALDDNWHFPHMAKPRLVYISNATEIGTIYSRAELAAIKQVCEKNGLILFLDGARIGTALASKANDMTLSDILELTDIFWIGGTKNGALLGEAVVVKDARLSSEFEFYVKQHGSLLAKGRVIGAQFAELFEDDLYFELARKANLAAESLSSGIAQGGFSVYAATETNQVFAVLPLSLIKVLKESFSFYVWEKCGDDEAVIRLLTTWATEAAQVERFVEMVHSWTG from the coding sequence ATGCCGTCTCAAATACCAACCTCAATTCCTCGCTATAGTTTCATGGACGATTATAGCGAGGGTGCACATCCcgctcttctcaaagccttgaTCACCAGCAACACGACCCAAGAGACCGGCTACGGAGGCGATACGTACTGCGATCTCGCACGGGAGCGAATCCGTCGGCATCTCGGCCGCAACGACGTTGGCATATTCTTCGTGCCCAGCGGGACATCAGCCAatgccatctccatcgccgcCTGTCTCCGACCCCATGAAGCTGTCATCGCTGCTAGCTCCGGCCACATCGTGACAAGGGAGACAGGCGCAGTAGAAGCAAGCGGCCACAAAATCATCAACGTCACACCGCATAATGGAAAGCTTACGCCTTCGACGATCGAGCGTGCGCTAGATGATAATTGGCATTTTCCTCACATGGCGAAACCGCGACTGGTGTATATCTCCAACGCCACCGAGATCGGAACGATATACTCTCGCGCCGAACTCGCAGCTATAAAACAAGTCTGCGAAAAGAACGGCCTtattctcttcctcgacgGCGCTCGCATCGGCACCGCCCTCGCCTCCAAAGCAAACGACATGACCCTCTCCGATATTCTCGAACTCACAGATATCTTCTGGATAGGCGGCACCAAAAACGGCGCCCTCCTCGGTGAAGCCGTCGTCGTAAAAGACGCCCGCCTCTCTTCAGAATTCGAATTCTACGTCAAGCAGCACGGTTCCCTCCTCGCAAAAGGCCGCGTCATCGGCGCGCAATTTGCAGAGCTCTTCGAGGACGATCTGTACTTTGAACTAGCGCGCAAGGCGAATCTGGCTGCTGAGTCGTTGTCAAGCGGTATAGCGCAGGGAGGATTTTCAGTTTATGCTGCGACTGAGACGAATCAGGTCTTTGCCGTACTGCCGTTGAGTTTGATCAAGGTGCTGAAGGAGAGTTTTAGTTTTTATGTTTGGGAAAAgtgtggtgatgatgaggctgttATTAGATTGTTGACGACGTGGGCGACGGAGGCGGCGCAGGTTGAGAGGTTTGTGGAGATGGTGCATTCTTGGACTGGATAG